The genomic region TTACAACTTGAGGAAGgtttcaaactttttttttttttgtcaacatTACCaatttctgaaattttttttttttgttaaaatcacAATTTACTTCGTTTTAAATTACATGATGCATTGAgacaatttaatttttcaaacaaGTAACAGCCAATAAACTGAATCACTGCAAAGTTGATACAATCTTTACTCACAGCCTCACCGGTAACTAACTACATCATCTTAAGctttattttacttatttaatTTAAGAAACTAACTACACTCTTTTTTCCAAGAACATCTATCAATTTGGAAATTTGATATATTAATGATGTAATATGTTTGAAATTTATATCAACATACACCGAAAAATAAAGGGAGTGaattatttgaaaagaaaaagggcaGTTGGTGCATTGCATCTCGCATTAACACAAGGTTTGGTGAGAGGCCGAACTCAAAGGGTGTAATGCAAGCAGTCTAACATGACATTTATAACAGTGGCTGTTTCTAAAAACTTTATCAATTTTCATACTCCAGTGTTAAGAACTTGACAAATGCAACCATGCAATCACGGTGAAGATGTCAAACAACTTCAGCAACTTTGTTGTCTTGTCTTAGTTCTGAGCTCTTCTTCTTCAAACATCATTGCTTCTGGCTGTCATCTCTACTAAATGAACACAACAATAAACTAATAATGCACTTCCGATGTACTCatgtaagaaaaataattttgaatcACATAGTATTATATCTCCTAATCATGAGTATTTTCAGTCTAACATAGCAGCTTAGCAGATATTTGATGAGGATGGCAATGATAGTTGAGTGATTAGGGATGGAAGCCTTTGAATGTTTCTTGACGTTGATACGAAGAAGACATAATGAATACCAGCTAAGCATATGCATGGAAAGTTGGAAGAATGGTATTAAGTGGTCAAAGACACGCCATTGAAGCATCACTACGATGAATTCTCCTTTGCAACTTTTCATTAATTACTTCTTTCTTCGCTACTGATCTGGAGGATCATCTGAGTTATGTTTTATGTGCTGCagtttgctttaatttataatatacTAGATTTAAATGTGTGTGctgcataaaaaaaatactaGAATACAAATGAGAGTACTAtttttactaaaaaataaaattatttaattttaaactaTATTAGTAAATGCTGATGCATTATTAATTTCATTAATTAGTGGAAAAGACAGAGACATCATCTTGTGATGAAGTGCACATAAATCAAGCTAATCATAAACTTGCATTACACCTTAGGATGGATAGTACATTGGatatgtttgaaatttaattacaagTAAGATATCTTTCCTTTAATTAACTAACTGACATGCATACACACTAAACTCATGAGAATGGGATCAATATTATGTCACCGATTCATGGCGGGAGCAGCCTGTCTTACTCTTGAACCCGCAGCAAAGAATTCAGTGATGTCTTTATTGGTGAAGAGAATGAAAATGGTAGTTAGCAATAGGTTAGTTGCTGTTGTTGCTATTATATTTGATAACTAGCCATCAGGCTGTTAGGTGACCTTTGCTATATATAGTGTCTCTCATTCTTTGTATTGTAGCAGAGAAGTCAGTAAGGAGTTGACTAATGTCAAAGCTTCTATTTCAAGCGTTTGAGCACTCTTCTGATCTACAAAATAatgagaagcagaggatcgcacTTGGAGAGAATATAATGAGGCTCTTGCTGAAGTTGGAAACTATTCAGGTATGTGTTACTGATGCTGTTTACTTAATATCAAATCAgcaatttcttttcaatatacCTTGATTTGGTAATAAAATGTTGCATCAAGTATGTATTTGTTTCACTATTTTTTTGATGAATGGCTTTACATTACAATCACGTGCGATAATTGTGATTTGCAAATGATTAGATACATATGCATTAGGAGGATTATTTAGAGTCTTAGTTAGCTTCCTTGTCCTTGATCAATGTTACACTCACGTGGTATTCAATTTATATACCAGGGCTTGCATCCAAGTTTCAGGGAAACGAGAAAATCTCTGGCAAGAAAGCTTACATGCTTTCAACAAAGGCTTGATTCTGTAATGGCCAAGAGATCTCAGCAGCAGACGAATGAGTTCATAGACAAGAAGCCTGTTGAAGACATTTCGGCAAAtttacaaaatgaagaacatgTGAAGGATCAACCAGAAGAGAAAGTTGCAGTATCATGTGAGGATTCTTCTGTGGGCATTAATGATGATATGATGGGAAAAGATAGAATTGAATTTCAGTCACCACTTGATCTGGCATTGAACGTGGCAGAAGAACCTACTGTGGCACCAAATGAACACCACTTGATGAGGATATTGCAGCATCTGAATTCAACAAGGATGGTGGAACAAAAGCGTGAACCAGATCATGAAGAGGAGGAAGTGGAACCTATTATGGAGCTTCCAATTGGATTGCTTGATGAAGAAGAAACAATAGAGTCCAAATCTGTGAAGCGGGATGAAGATATGGAACGTATGATGGAGCGTCTAATGGGGTTGCTTGATGAAGAAGGAACAATAGTGTTCGAAGCAATGTGGTGTTGCTACAAAAGACACTCAACCGGGGCCCAAACTGCAGATGGAAGAGGTTCAATCTTCTGAGGAATCATCAGGCTGGGTGAAGGTTGAGATCTCGAAAAAAGAGGTACTTAAAAGCAGAACACATTGATTTGGCGAATGCCTCATCAATTGGAATAGCTGCTTGAGAGAATAATTGGGATAACAATATACAAAACAGTGACCGGAATCGAATAACAGAagtcaaaaatataaaaatagaaacAAGAGACCAAAATTTTAACGTGAAAAACCCTCTTAACATGAGAGGTAAAAACCATTGGATACTATTCAGGTATGTGTTACTGATGCTGTTTACCTAATATCAAATCAgcaatttcttttcaatatacCTTGATTTGGTAATAAAATGTTGCATCAAGTATGTATTTGTTTCACTATTTTTTTGATGAATGGCTTTACATTACAATCACGTGCGATAATTGTGATTTGCAAATGATTAGATACATATGCATTAGGAGGATTATTTAGAGTCTTAGTTAGCTTCCTTGTCCTTGATCAATGTTACACTCACGTGGTATTCAATTTATATACCAGGGCTTGCATCCAAGTTTCAGGGAAACGAGAAAATCTCTGGCAAGAAAGCTTACATGCTTTCAACAAAGGCTTGATTCTGTAATGGCCAAGAGATCTCAGCAGCAGACGAATGAGTTCATAGACAAGAAGCCTGTTGAAGACATTTCGGCAAAtttacaaaatgaagaacatgTGAAGGATCAACCAGAAGAGAAAGTTGCAGTATCATGTGAGGATTCTTCTGTGGGCATTAATGATGATATGATGGGAAAAGATAGAATTGAATTTCAGTCACCACTTGATCTGGCATTGAACGTGGCAGAAGAACCTACTGTGGCACCAAATGAACACCACTTGATGAGGATATTGCAGCATCTGAATTCAACAAGGATGGTGGAACAAAAGCGTGAACCAGATCATGAAGAGGAGGAAGTGGAACCTATTATGGAGCTTCCAATTGGATTGCTTGATGAAGAAGAAACAATAGAGTCCAAATCTGTGAAGCGGGATGAAGATATGGAACGTATGATGGAGCGTCTAATGGGGTTGCTTGATGAAGAAGGAACAATAGTGTTCGAAGCAATGTGGTGTTGCTACAAAAGACACTCAACCGGGGCCCAAACTGCAGATGGAAGAGGTTCAATCTTCTGAGGAATCATCAGGCTGGGTGAAGGTTGAGATCTCGAAAAAAGAGGTACTTAAAAGCAGAACACATTGATTTGGCGAATGCCTCATCAATTGGAATAGCTGCTTGAGAGAATAATTGGGATAACAATATACAAAACAGTGATCGAATAatagaagtaaaaaaaaatagaaacaagAGACCAAAATTTTAACGTGAAAAACCCTCTTAACAtgagaggtaaaaaccacggGTCATTTAGACCAAAAAAAGAAATACCACTCTAATAATTAAGGATACAAAAGAATCTCAAATAAGTAAACAAATCAAATGCTTACATTAAGTCAAAACAATCAAGCACCACAGCATATAAATGTGAACCAAAAACATGAAAAGTTTACAAAACCAGAGCTACTTTGTGCATGCAAGACATATCTCATCGTCCAAATCTTATCTTAATCCTCCAACCATTTGGAACTAAAAATTACATCCAGAACTTGCCAGCGGGAGTGCTCGATGAAGATACAACTGAATTTGTGAAGGATGATGTGGGGAAACAAGGCTTGAAGATGTGGAATCTATTGTGGAGCTTCTGGTGGGGGTGGTTGATGAGGATATTGCAGCATCTGAATTCAACAAGAATGATGAAACAAAATTTTCGAAGACTGAACCACAGCATCATGAAGTGGAGGAAGTGGAAGCCGTTGTGGAAATACCAATGGTTTTGCTTGATGAGGACACCACAGCATCTGAATCTAAGGAGAACAGTTTCCAAGGGTCAAGAACAACATGAAGATTCGGAACCTATTATGGAGCTTCCAGTGGTATTGCTTCATGAAGAAGTAACAACAGAGTCTGAATCTGTGAGGCATGATGAAGATATGGTCATAATAATACCAAGgtataaagaaaaaaatttcaataaccttaTATGTTTGTAACAAGAATCAGGTAAGTGCCACTCCTCCCAACATGCCATGTTATCAAATTCCAATGACTCCAGTGAGGGAAACGGTGCAATAGGCGAAGAATGTTGATCGCCTTCATTCTTGTAAAACTCCATGCCAATGCTCTTCAGCTGACGAAAACCTTGAATGCTTAGGGACTTAAGAGATGGCAGCTGTCCAAGTGAAGGCAGCATGTAGCAATTCCTGCAATACTCTAGAGATACCTGTGTCATATTGCTGTAGGAACAACGCCCCAACCAATCTGGAAACATTTTACCTTTGTATCCCTTGATTCTCAACACTTTTTCAAGACATGGTGCGGTTGCAAGGCGTGGAGAATATCTTGTCCATCAGTATGTGTGTTTGAAACCATATCATCACCTGAAGACCATTTCAGTATTAAGTACTCAATGTGCTTCTTATCTATTATCCTTGCATTCCTTGCCTGATTGGCATCAACCACATTCTCCAATTTCCAAATCTGAAGTGATGCACGAAGATTTAAAAGCCCTCCTAGCTCTTGGATTCCATTGTCTTCAGACTTGCCTACGATGTAGTAACTTAAAATGTGCAACTGTTTTAATTTGCCCATTCCTTTTGGCATTTCTTTCAAATGAGTACCCCTTATATCAAGATGCCGCAAATTCACAAGATTATACATGCCATTGGGCAGCATAGTCAGCTTTGAACAACCTACTAACTTTAAAGTTTGTAGATTGCAAAAGTTGCATAACGACTGAGGCAATACCTCAATATCACTCCAAGAAAGATCCAAATAGCGCAGTTGGATCAGTTTACCTATTGAATCAGGAAATACATTAGGTATATCAAGGGATAAAACTCTCAGGTATTTATTCTTTGACAATATGTCACACGGTAACATTGCGCCTTCTTCCCTAAATAAACGTCCATGATTGATACATAATAATGTCCTCaaagattttattttactagAGGAGCATGTTTTCTTAGGGATTGAATTATCGCATGACAAATGACGAGTTAAAATACTCATCTCTTCCTTTTCACCAAGTTCTTCAGATAGTCTACAACAAAATTTTCCAGCAAGAAAAATTGCCAAGTCatgcatgagatcatgcatcacaaAATACTTCTCATCATCATTCTCGACCTGCTTGAAGAATAGTCTTGAAACCAAGTCATTAAAACACTCGCAACCAACTTCTTCTAATGTCTGTCCCCTCCTTGGTGGTTGTAAAAGGTTTTCAGCCATCCACAACAAGATTAATTCATCTTTATCAAGTTTATGATCTTTGGGATACAATGAACAATAAACAAAGCAACGTTTTAAATGAGTAGGCAGATGATGGTAACTTAATAACAATGCAGGAACAATCTTACAATTTGCCAGACGAAATTCCCAGATGTCACTCAATAGTATTTTATTCCATTCTTCAACACGATGCTCTGAGCGCAACAAGCGTCCAAGTGTTTCTGCAGCTAAC from Arachis ipaensis cultivar K30076 chromosome B02, Araip1.1, whole genome shotgun sequence harbors:
- the LOC107626604 gene encoding putative disease resistance RPP13-like protein 1 codes for the protein MAEALVVGALVSGFANVVLDRLISPEFVNLVVGKKLDRKLVERLKTAILAAKALAADAEQKQFGNELVREWLDSFKDALYTADDLLDRLFIKAEIRSKARIRLPHFLDLPHRKSNREMMTKIEEVVERIVDLETRKDTLGLKEIPTASSSWRPPTTSLVKGNVFGRDADQQALIKMLNDNNHHNLSVISIIGMGGVGKTTLAQCLYNNKDLMHGVDLKAWICVSENFDVVDTTKNVIKGISSGVCSLDGFDLLQQHLKEKLSEKKFFIVLDDVWNEDADKWNSFITPFQHGRKGSTILLTTRKVNVGPIVHYNSYALMGLSDDYCWSIFTDNASFPESNGSSELERIGKKIVKRCDGLPLAAETLGRLLRSEHRVEEWNKILLSDIWEFRLANCKIVPALLLSYHHLPTHLKRCFVYCSLYPKDHKLDKDELILLWMAENLLQPPRRGQTLEEVGCECFNDLVSRLFFKQVENDDEKYFVMHDLMHDLAIFLAGKFCCRLSEELGEKEEMSILTRHLSCDNSIPKKTCSSSKIKSLRTLLCINHGRLFREEGAMLPCDILSKNKYLRVLSLDIPNVFPDSIGKLIQLRYLDLSWSDIEVLPQSLCNFCNLQTLKLVGCSKLTMLPNGMYNLVNLRHLDIRGTHLKEMPKGMGKLKQLHILSYYIVGKSEDNGIQELGGLLNLRASLQIWKLENVVDANQARNARIIDKKHIEYLILKWSSGDDMVSNTHTDGQDILHALQPHHVLKKC
- the LOC110268318 gene encoding BAG family molecular chaperone regulator 6-like gives rise to the protein MSKLLFQAFEHSSDLQNNEKQRIALGENIMRLLLKLETIQGLHPSFRETRKSLARKLTCFQQRLDSVMAKRSQQQTNEFIDKKPVEDISANLQNEEHVKDQPEEKVAVSCEDSSVGINDDMMGKDRIEFQSPLDLALNVAEEPTVAPNEHHLMRILQHLNSTRMVEQKREPDHEEEEVEPIMELPIGLLDEEETIESKSVKRDEDMERMMERLMGLLDEEGTIVFEAMWCCYKRHSTGAQTADGRGSIF